The Macrobrachium nipponense isolate FS-2020 chromosome 1, ASM1510439v2, whole genome shotgun sequence genome includes a window with the following:
- the LOC135219633 gene encoding venom protease-like: MKTIILFICLLCDAWAQGSVDQVPPTIPENLRISPPKVDFDCGNSDPEIIYELEITCPGCIGTGGKPARTVLAKYSALLGAVDASGSIDWLCSGVLINRHWVLTAAHCLAHNISVVRLGEHDYNSVEDGGHPVTLGIEEKVIYPEYKFQEGYHDLALLKMSILPFFTRFINPVCLPWENERNANLIGDTISLTGWGATEFGGVGSSIIQEVNVTVFPTSACDQSYSSLRDYELVWPKGIRETVLCAGDPQGGKDACQGDSGGPVTYLNKERKYVLAGVVSRGYGCGLSEFPGIYADVRHAPYLSWIKTVAFQ, from the exons GTTCCGTTGATCAGGTTCCTCCCACGATCCCAGAGAATCTTCGAATCTCTCCTCCTAAGGTCGACTTCG ATTGTGGCAATTCCGACCCTGAAATTATTTACGAACTTGAAATAACCTGTCCCGGGTGTATCGGGACCGGTGGTAAACCTGCGCGAACTGTACTTGCAAAGTATTCC GCCCTACTAGGAGCTGTGGATGCTAGTGGGTCAATCGACTGGCTTTGCTCAGGTGTCCTTATCAACCGCCATTGGGTGCTGACAGCCGCTCATTGCTTAGCTCACAA CATCAGTGTTGTGCGGTTAGGCGAGCACGACTACAACAGTGTTGAAGATGGTGGTCATCCTGTCACCTTGGGTATTGAGGAAAAGGTCATTTACCCCGAGTACAAGTTTCAAGAAGGTTATCACGACCTGGCTCTTCTGAAGATGTCAATCCTCCCGTTCTTTACG AGGTTTATCAATCCAGTCTGTCTACCGTGGGAGAATGAAAGAAACGCAAATCTCATAGGAGATACGATATCACTCACAGGATGGGGAGCTACCGAATTTG GTGGAGTAGGGAGTTCAATTATTCAAGAAGTCAATGTGACGGTGTTCCCAACCTCGGCCTGTGATCAGAGTTACTCCAGTCTGAGAGACTACGAGCTTGTGTGGCCCAAAGGTATCAGGGAAACAGTCCTTTGCGCAGGAGACCCTCAAGGAGGCAAGGATGCCTGTCAG GGGGACTCTGGCGGCCCAGTCACATACCTTAACAAGGAGAGGAAGTATGTCTTAGCTGGAGTGGTTTCCAGAGGTTATGGGTGCGGCCTCAGCGAGTTTCCAGGAATTTACGCCGACGTACGTCACGCTCCATATCTGTCCTGGATCAAGACAGTGGCTTTCCAGTGA